One stretch of Hemibagrus wyckioides isolate EC202008001 linkage group LG01, SWU_Hwy_1.0, whole genome shotgun sequence DNA includes these proteins:
- the oprd1b gene encoding opioid receptor, delta 1b, producing MDPLAVTGSGFDEPYSRMDYNNNNFLEPTRLPFNRTAEPSAVSERASVIIAISITAIYSAICVLGLLGNVLVMYGVVRYTKMNTATNIYIFNLALADALATSTLPFQSAKYLMRTWPFGELLCKIIIAIDYYNMFTSIFTLTMMSVDRYIAVCHPVRALEFRTPVKAKIINICIWILSSAIGIPVMIIAVTRVTENGKIICKLKFPEPEGFYDNATKICVFIVAFVVPVLVISICYGLMILRLKSVRLLSGSKEKDKNLRRITRMVLVIVAAFIICWTPIHIFIIVKTFITIDQKNPLVIISWHLCIALGYMNSSLNPVLYAFLDENFKRCFREFCLPFRSHTKQNSFSRARNTTKEPASVSGKADSVRKPT from the exons ATGGATCCTCTAGCGGTGACCGGGAGCGGCTTTGATGAACCTTATTCACGCATggactataataataataactttttgGAACCAACCAGACTTCCGTTCAACAGGACCGCAGAGCCGAGCGCAGTGAGCGAGAGAGCCTCTGTGATCATCGCCATCTCCATCACAGCTATTTACTCCGCCATCTGCGTACTGGGACTGTTAGGAAACGTGCTGGTTATGTACGGCGTGGTCAG ATACACAAAGATGAACACTGCAACCAACATTTACATCTTCAATTTGGCTCTGGCAGATGCTTTGGCCACCAGCACACTGCCATTCCAGAGTGCCAAGTATCTGATGAGGACCTGGCCTTTTGGAGAGCTGCTGTGTAAAATAATCATTGCGATTGACTACTACAATATGTTCACCAGTATTTTTACTCTAACAATGATGAGTGTGGACCGCTACATCGCTGTCTGCCACCCAGTGAGGGCTCTTGAATTCAGGACGCCTGTCAAAGCCAAGATCATCAACATCTGCATCTGGATCCTATCATCTGCCATCGGTATTCCAGTCATGATCATTGCTGTAACAAGAGTCACTGAAAATG GTAAAATCATCTGTAAGCTGAAATTTCCTGAACCTGAAGGCTTTTATGACAATGCGACAAAGATTTGTGTGTTCATCGTTGCCTTTGTTGTGCCCGTCTTGGTCATCTCCATCTGCTATGGGCTGATGATCTTGCGGCTGAAAAGTGTACGCTTGCTCTCCGGGTCCAAAGAGAAAGACAAGAACCTGCGCCGCATTACCCGTATGGTGCTGGTAATAGTGGCAGCCTTCATCATATGCTGGACACCCATCCATATCTTCATCATAGTCAAGACTTTTATAACGATTGACCAGAAGAACCCACTTGTGATCATCAGCTGGCACTTGTGCATCGCTCTTGGCTACATGAACAGCAGCTTAAACCCAGTCCTCTATGCTTTCCTGGATGAGAATTTCAAGAGATGCTTTCGAGAATTTTGCCTGCCTTTCCGCTCTCACACGAAGCAGAACAGCTTTTCTAGAGCCCGCAACACCACCAAGGAACCTGCCTCAGTCAGTGGCAAGGCAGATTCAGTGAGAAAGCCCACATGA